Genomic DNA from Paracoccus aminophilus JCM 7686:
GCGAGAATCGCCGCATAGAGCACCAACATCAGCGCCGTGACCGCCTGTTTCACCGCCATGGCGAGAAACATCGCATTGATCTGCTGGGTGTATTTCGTGGCGATGGCAATGACGATCTCGATGAAGAGCAGCGGGAGCACCACCGGCAGCGCGAGCACCAGCCCGGCGCGCAGGATCTGGTCGAGCAGCTCGAGCGCCAGCCGCCCCTGAGCCGGATCAGGCAAGGGCAGGCCCGCCATGACCGGAAAGAGCGCATAGCTTTTCATCAAAGGCCCGAAGACCGTCGGGAAAAGCACGCCACCCGCTGCCAGCACGAGAAGGCAGATCAGGAAAAGCAGCGTGCCGGTGACGGTGCTTTCGGTCGAGCTTTGCGGGTCAAAGAGGCTCGCCATCGACGCGCCGCGCTGGCTGTCGATGAAATCCCCCGCCGCCAGCGCCGCCCAGAAGGGCACGCCGGTCAAAAGCCCCAGAACCGCGCCGATGAAGAGCTCGCTCAGGACCAGAAGCGGGATCGCTGTGGGTGCAATCAGCGCCTTGTCCGCCGCGATCATCGCCGCCGCCGCAGGTAGGACAGGGGCGGCCATGGCGACAACGACCGCGCCGCGCAGAAAGCCGGTGGCGACGCCGAAGCGCGCGAAAACCGGATGGAGCATGACAAAGCCCATCGGCCGCGCGCCGACCACCGCCAGCAGGACAAGAAGGCTCGCAAGGTCCGGGGGCAGACCCTCTGCGAGCGGGCTCATCCGGCGGCGATCCGCGAAAAGACCTCGGAGGCGAAGGCCACAAGCCGCATGGCAAGCCCGCCGCCCAGCAAGATGATGACGCCCGCGACCGCCAAAAGCTTGACCGCATGGGGCAAGGTCTGGTCCTGAATTTGCGTCAGCGTCTGGACCAGCCCCACGACCAGACCGACCGCGGTTGCGACAATGATCACCGGCAACGAGAGTTGCAGCACAAGGATCAGCGCATGGTTCAGCGTCTCGTAAAGCCGCATCGCTCAGACCCCCGGCACATAGGACATGACCAGTCCATGGGTCAGCCGCGCCCAGCCATCGACCGCCACGAACAAAAGCAGCTTGAAGGGCAGCGAGATCACCGTGGGCGAGACCATCATCATGCCCATCGCGGTCAGGATATTGGTAATGACCAGATCGACGACGATGAAGGGCAGATAGAGCATGACGCCGATTTCAAAGGCACGGGTCAGCTCGGCGGTGACAAAGGCCGGGGCGAGGATGAAGAGATCCTGCTCGCTTGGCACCACGCCCGAGGTCTTGTGCATCTCTTCAGCGGCCGAGAGAAAAAACGCGCGATCGACCGGCGTGGTGAAGCGCATCAGGAACTCGCGCACGGGGCCAAGCCCTCGCTGGATCAGTCCCGGCCATTCCGAGGGCGGCGGCAGGGCATCCATCTGGCCACCGTTGGTCATCTCGGCAAACGAGGCCGCGAGCACCGGCGACATGACATAGCCGGTCAGCACGATGGTAACGCCGTAAAGCACGAGGTTTGGCGGCGTCTGCTGCACGCCAAGCGCGCTGCGCACCAGAAAAAGCACGACCGCGATTTTCACGAAAGCCGTCAGGCTGACCACGATGAAGGGCACGACCATCAGGCCCGCCGCAGCGATCAGAAGCGGAAAAGGACTGTCCATTCGGCCTCAGCTTTCGCCAAAGAGGCTGCGGATCTCGACCGCGCGCTGACCGGCAACCGCGATGACCTCGCCGGTGCCGATCAGCTGACCATTGGCCAGGATCTCGACCAGAGCGCCATCGGGCCGGTCCAGCGTGACGATGGTGCCGGGACCGGCCCGGCGCAGCTCGGCCAGCGTCATCAGCGTCTCGCCCAGCCGGAACGACAGGCGCATCTCCAGCGCATCGAGGCTTTCGCTTTCGCTCACCGTCGCGGGTGCCTGGGGCTCGGGGCGCTGAGTGTTTTCGGGGGTGGCTGGCGTATCAGAGGGGTGATCGGTCACGGAATTATCCTGAAGATGGCGAGCGGTGGAGCCCATGGCAGGGGCGCGGTAAGCGGGCGCGTCGGGAGCAAGCCGCGCCGCGCGCGGTGTCAGCCCGGCGGTCAGCGCCCAGATCGGCGGAAACGGCCCCTCGCCCACGGGCTGGACCGGGGCGGTCTGCTGGTTTTCGACCACGAGCCGCGCCGCCAGCGGCAGATCGGGCAAAACCAGCGCATCGCCGGGCCGCAGGCCGCGCAATTCAGCGAGCGAAAGCCGCATGGTCTCGACCTCAACCGCAACGCGCAGCATCAGCCCCAGCGGTTGCGCGTGGGCGCGTTGCTGTGGGCGCAAGGCCTCGGCCAGCGCGCGCCCTGCCCCGGCTGAGAGCAGCAAGGGCAGGTTCAGGCGCAGGGGAGTCGCGGGCCCGCTGACCTCGGCGCGCAGCTGAAGCGCCAGCAACGGCTCGGCCTCAGGCGCTTGCGCCAAAGTGGTGAAACGCAGGGCAAGTCCGGTCTGGTGTTCGAGATCGTCGAGCACGCCGGTCAGCGCCTCCTCCATCAGCAGCGCCGCCTCAGCGGGATCGGCGCTTTCGAGCGGCAGGCCGGTCAGGCGGCGGATCTGGCCCCAGTTGAGCCCGATCCGGGCGGGATGGCCGTCAATCGTCAGCGCCAGCCAGACCCCGCCGCGGCCTTCGATCCCGGGCATTTCCGAGGGCGGCGACAGCGCGGCCTGAAGGGCAAAGCCGCCCGCGCGGAGCGCCACAGGCGCGCGACGGGGGCAAAGCTCGTTTTGGACAAAGGCCAGTTCCGCGCTCAAGGTGCGCCGCGCCACGGGCCCCCGGCGGGGGTCGTCGTCTCTGCCCGGCGGGGCGTCGCCCGTCATGAATTCGACCAGCGCCGCAAGCTCGATCCCGCTCATCCTGCTCTCCTTCCGACTGCGCCCGCCAATGGCAGGGGCAGCTCTGCGGCCTCGGCCTCGTCGCGCGCTTCGGCGGCTTTGGCCAAGGCCTCGCTCAAGGGCTCGATCATGCGGCGGCGCTTTTCGACCAGCCGTCCGGCCGCCGAGAGCTTTGCGCGCGCCTGCGCCAATGCGGCTTCCGCGCCCGTGACCAGCTGATCGGCGGTCGCGACACGGCTGGCCGCCTCGGCCTCGCGCATACGGTCGGCCTCGAATGTCGTCAGAACGGCGGCCAGCGCACCGCGGAGCTGGGTCGAGCCGATCAGCGGGCTTCGCAACGCCTCGCGCCGCGCGGCCTGCGCCTCGATCAGATCCTGCCGCGCGGCCTCGGCCCCGGCCCGAGCCTGTCGCGCCTCGGCCAGCGCATGGGCGCTTGCGGCAAGGCCCCGACGCGCGAGATCTTCGCGCAGCTCTGCCAGATGCTGCAAACGGCGCAATTGCGCGCGCATCCCCGCGATCCTGCTCATGCGCCCGGCCCCAAAGCGGCCAGCGCGGCGAGCGTCGCCGCCTGATTGCTGTGATCGCCGGTCGATTGCTGCAAGAAAGCATCGGTCTGGGCGCGCAGCCGCAGAGCCTCGTCAGCGAGCGGGTCCGAGCCCGCGCGATATTCGCCGACCTGCACCAGAATCTCGATCTCGTCGAGCTTGGCCAGCCGCGCGGCAATGCGCTGGCTTTGCGCGATCTGCGCGGGTGCGGCAACCGCCGTCATCACCCGGCTTTTGCTGCGCAAAACGTCAATCGCCGGATAATGGCCACGCGCGGCAAGATCGCGTGAAAGGATGATATGGCCATCAAGCAGGCTGCGGACTTCATCGGCGACGGGGTCGGCGGCGTCATCATCGCCCTCGACCAGCACGGTATAGATCGCGGTGATGACGCCCTCGCGCGTGCGCCCCGGTCGCTCGACGAGACGGGGCAGCGCCGCAAAGACGGAAGGCGGAAAGCCGCGCCGGACCGGAGGCTCGCCCGCCGCAAGCCCGATTTCGCGCAAGGCGCGCGCGACGCGGGTCATGCTGTCGATGAGCAGCAGCACGCGCTTGCCCTGCGCGCGCAGCGCCTCGGCGCAGGCGGTGGCGGCGAGCGTCGCGCGCAGCCGCTCGGCAGCGGGGCGGTCCGAGGTCGCGACAAAGACGGCGGCGCGTTTGCGCCCCTCGGGGCCGAGATCGCGTTCGAGAAATTCCGCGACCTCACGCCCGCGTTCGCCGATCAGGCCAAGCACGATGGCATCGGCATCGGCGCCGCGAATGATCTGCGACAGCAACGTTGATTTGCCGACGCCCGCTGCGCCGAAAATCCCCATGCGTTGGCCCTCGCCCATCGCCAGCATCCCATCGATGACGCGCAGGCCGGTGATGAAGGGGCGATCGATGACCGGACGATCGAGCGGCAAGGGCGGCTCGGCATGCAGCGTCACGCGACCGGGCACCGGCGCGCCGCCGTCAAGCGCGCGTCCGAAGCCGTCGACGACGCGGCCCAGAAGCTCGGGACCCGCCGGGCCAAGCGGCTCGGTCCGGGTCGGAATGACCTCGGTTCGCGACGAAAGCCCGCGCACATCGCCTGCGGGCGCGAGCACCGCCTCTTCTCCGTCGAAGCCGATGATCTCGGCGGTGATCTCGACCCGGCTGACCGGATCGCGCAAGAGGCACTCCTCGCCGATGCGGCCGTCGGGCAATTGGGCGTAAAGCACGCAGCCGAGGATGCGGGTCACGCGGCCGTTGAGCTCGACCGCCTCGATCCGCCCGGCGCGGGCGCGCAGCTGTTCGACCAGCCGGTCGGCGGCATCAAAGGTCACGGCTCGCCCTCATCTTCCCAAGGCGCAAGCGCGCGGGCAGTGAGCGCGCCAAGGCCGATTTCGGTGCTGCCCGAGAAGCTCGTGAGCACCGCGCGGCCCGGCTCGAACGCGGGATCGGCGGTGATCGAGAGGATTTCGGGGCCGCTCTCGCCAAGCGCCTCAACCGCGCGGCGCACCGGGGCGAGCGTGTCCGCCGCCGCAAAAATCCGCCCGCGCCGCTGGTCGCGCAGCTGCGAGAGCGCATTCAGCGCGGCGAGATAGCTGGCCTCTTCCGGCTCGAAACTGCCCAGAATGCTGCGCACGGTCTGGGCGACCAGCCGGGCGAGCTCGGGTTCGATATTTTGCAGACGCGCCTCGGCGGCGGCCTCGGCCTTGGCGATCAGCCGCGCGGCGGTGCGGGTCGATTCTTTCAGCGCCTTGAGCCGCGCCTCATCGAGCATATCCTGCCCGACCCGCGCCGCCTCGGCCACGCTTTCAAGACGGCTGCGTTCAGCCCCCAGAAGGATGCGGTCGGCGTCGCGAAGGCGCGAAACCTCGTCGCGGCTCAGGATGCGCGAGAGCGTCATGGTGCCGCGTCCTCTGCGGCTGCGGGAAAGGCGGCCAAAGCGGCGTCCAAGGCCAGCCGATGCGGCGCGCCGGATGCGCGCGGGGCCAAGGGCAGCAGGATGGCTTTGTT
This window encodes:
- a CDS encoding EscT/YscT/HrcT family type III secretion system export apparatus protein, whose product is MSPLAEGLPPDLASLLVLLAVVGARPMGFVMLHPVFARFGVATGFLRGAVVVAMAAPVLPAAAAMIAADKALIAPTAIPLLVLSELFIGAVLGLLTGVPFWAALAAGDFIDSQRGASMASLFDPQSSTESTVTGTLLFLICLLVLAAGGVLFPTVFGPLMKSYALFPVMAGLPLPDPAQGRLALELLDQILRAGLVLALPVVLPLLFIEIVIAIATKYTQQINAMFLAMAVKQAVTALMLVLYAAILARYAMAQTGSGPFGAEALAPFLKGMVK
- the sctS gene encoding type III secretion system export apparatus subunit SctS yields the protein MRLYETLNHALILVLQLSLPVIIVATAVGLVVGLVQTLTQIQDQTLPHAVKLLAVAGVIILLGGGLAMRLVAFASEVFSRIAAG
- the sctR gene encoding type III secretion system export apparatus subunit SctR, with the translated sequence MDSPFPLLIAAAGLMVVPFIVVSLTAFVKIAVVLFLVRSALGVQQTPPNLVLYGVTIVLTGYVMSPVLAASFAEMTNGGQMDALPPPSEWPGLIQRGLGPVREFLMRFTTPVDRAFFLSAAEEMHKTSGVVPSEQDLFILAPAFVTAELTRAFEIGVMLYLPFIVVDLVITNILTAMGMMMVSPTVISLPFKLLLFVAVDGWARLTHGLVMSYVPGV
- a CDS encoding FliM/FliN family flagellar motor switch protein, translated to MSGIELAALVEFMTGDAPPGRDDDPRRGPVARRTLSAELAFVQNELCPRRAPVALRAGGFALQAALSPPSEMPGIEGRGGVWLALTIDGHPARIGLNWGQIRRLTGLPLESADPAEAALLMEEALTGVLDDLEHQTGLALRFTTLAQAPEAEPLLALQLRAEVSGPATPLRLNLPLLLSAGAGRALAEALRPQQRAHAQPLGLMLRVAVEVETMRLSLAELRGLRPGDALVLPDLPLAARLVVENQQTAPVQPVGEGPFPPIWALTAGLTPRAARLAPDAPAYRAPAMGSTARHLQDNSVTDHPSDTPATPENTQRPEPQAPATVSESESLDALEMRLSFRLGETLMTLAELRRAGPGTIVTLDRPDGALVEILANGQLIGTGEVIAVAGQRAVEIRSLFGES
- the sctO gene encoding type III secretion system stalk subunit SctO yields the protein MSRIAGMRAQLRRLQHLAELREDLARRGLAASAHALAEARQARAGAEAARQDLIEAQAARREALRSPLIGSTQLRGALAAVLTTFEADRMREAEAASRVATADQLVTGAEAALAQARAKLSAAGRLVEKRRRMIEPLSEALAKAAEARDEAEAAELPLPLAGAVGRRAG
- a CDS encoding FliI/YscN family ATPase — its product is MTFDAADRLVEQLRARAGRIEAVELNGRVTRILGCVLYAQLPDGRIGEECLLRDPVSRVEITAEIIGFDGEEAVLAPAGDVRGLSSRTEVIPTRTEPLGPAGPELLGRVVDGFGRALDGGAPVPGRVTLHAEPPLPLDRPVIDRPFITGLRVIDGMLAMGEGQRMGIFGAAGVGKSTLLSQIIRGADADAIVLGLIGERGREVAEFLERDLGPEGRKRAAVFVATSDRPAAERLRATLAATACAEALRAQGKRVLLLIDSMTRVARALREIGLAAGEPPVRRGFPPSVFAALPRLVERPGRTREGVITAIYTVLVEGDDDAADPVADEVRSLLDGHIILSRDLAARGHYPAIDVLRSKSRVMTAVAAPAQIAQSQRIAARLAKLDEIEILVQVGEYRAGSDPLADEALRLRAQTDAFLQQSTGDHSNQAATLAALAALGPGA
- a CDS encoding type III secretion system protein codes for the protein MTLSRILSRDEVSRLRDADRILLGAERSRLESVAEAARVGQDMLDEARLKALKESTRTAARLIAKAEAAAEARLQNIEPELARLVAQTVRSILGSFEPEEASYLAALNALSQLRDQRRGRIFAAADTLAPVRRAVEALGESGPEILSITADPAFEPGRAVLTSFSGSTEIGLGALTARALAPWEDEGEP